ACCCCGATTGCGCCGCATCCTCCTTTCCGGTCCGGAGACTGAACGATGGACAAGATGCGCCTCGTCGTGGTCGGCGCCGCCGGGCGAATGGGCCAGATGCTCACCAAGACGATCGCCGAGACAGAGAACGCGATCCTGTCTGGCGCGGTCGAACGGCCCGGCTCGGAAGCCCTCGGCCGAGACGCCGGCGAACTGGCGGGACTGGGCGCAATCGGCGTCACCATTACCGCCGATCCGCTTGCGGCGCTCCTGAACGCTGACGGCGTGATCGACTTCACCACCCCGGCCGCGACCATCGAAATCGCGGCGTTGGCCGCCCAGGCGCGCATCGTCCATGTCGTGGGCACGACCGGCATGACCGCGGACGACCTCGCCAAGCTCGAGGCCGCCTCGCGCCACGCCGTCATTATCCGTTCCGGCAACATGAGCCTCGGCGTCAATCTTTTGGCTGGCCTGGTCGAAAAAGTCGCCCAAACGCTCGGGATAGATTGGGACGTCGAAATTCTCGAAATGCACCACCGGATGAAAGTAGACGCGCCCTCCGGAACCGCCATCCTGCTCGGCGAAGCTGCGGCAAAAGGCCGCGACGTCGCGCTGGCCGATCGCAGCGTGCGCGTCCGCGACGGCCATACCGGAGCGCGCAAGGCGGGCGACATCGGCTTTGCGACTTTGCGCGGCGGCACGGTGGTCGGAGATCACCAAGTGATATTCGCGGGCGCCGGGGAACGGATAGAATTGACTCACCGCGCCGAGGACCGGGCTATTTTCGCACGCGGCGCGGTTCGCGCCGCTTTGTGGGGACAGGGACGCAAGCCCGGCCTTTACTCGATGTTCGACGTGCTCGGATTGTGACCCGCGCCGCAGCAGCAAAGCTTCGCAAGCGAGGAGTAGGAAGTGTCAGATCGTCTTCTTGTGCTCGTCCGTCACGGGCAGAGCGAATGGAATTTGAAAAACCTGTTCACCGGCTGGAAGGATCCCGACCTGACCGAGCAGGGCGTCGCCGAAGCCAAAGCCGCTGGCGCCCGCCTCAAAGCCCTGGGTCTGACCTTTGATAGGGGTTTCACCTCCGCCCTCACCCGCGCCCAGAACACGATGAAGCTGATGCTCGACGAACTGGGCCAGATCGACCTGCCCGTCAGCCGCGACCAGGCGCTCAACGAGCGCGACTATGGCGACCTGTGTGGCCTCAACAAAGACGACGCCCGCAAAAAATGGGGCGAGGAACAGGTCCACCTTTGGCGCCGGTCCTACGACGTGCAGCCGCCCGGCGGGGAGAGCCTCAAGGACACGGTCGCCCGAGTGCTGCCGTACTACAATCAGGAAATCCTTCCGGCTGTGCTCCGCGGCGAGCGCACCCTCGTCGCCGCCCACGGCAATTCCCTGCGCGCTTTGGTCATGGTGCTGGATCGCCTGACGCCGAAAACGATCCCGGCGATGGAACTGGCCACCGGCGTGCCCCTGGTCTATCGCCTGAAGGCCGATTCGACTGTCGAAACCAAACAGGTGCTCGCCGGATAGAGCCGATCTTTCTGTCATGAGCCGCGCCGCCGCCCCAACTTGACCATCACGGCAAAGCCGGCGCCGGGCGCCGGACGGCGATCGGATCGACCGCGGCTTCCCCGTCGCAATCGCCCGCAGCCGCCGTCACGTCCATTGCTCCGGACGGCGGCAAAGGACTTGCGGATGCGTTCAGGCGTTTCCGAGCGGTTGTGGCTCCAGCGTGACTGGAATGCGGAAATACCGCACGCCGTTTTCCTCCGCCGGCGGCAAGCCGCCGGCCCTCATATTGGCTTGGATCGAGGGCAGCAGAAGGAGGGGCGCGGCCAAAGTCGCGTCGCGCGCCTCGCGCTTGGCGACGAATTCGTCCTCACTAATTCCGTCACGGACATGGGGATTGTTGGCCCTCTCTTCGGCGACAGTCGTTTCCCACGCGAAATGATCCCGGCCCGGGGCCTTGTAATCATGTCCGACGAAAATGCGGGTTTCGGGCGGCAAAGCGAGCAGACGCTTGATCGAACGATAAAGCATGCGAGCGTCGCCTCCGGGGAAATCCGCCCGCGCCGTGCCATAGTCGGGCATGAAAAGCGTGTCGCCCACGAAAAGCGCGTCGTCGATCCGATAGGCGATGCACGCCGGCGTATGGCCCGGCGTGTGGATCACCTCTACCTCCAGCGAGCCGATCTTGAACTTTTCGCCGTCCTTGAACAGATGGTCGAACTCTGCGCCCGAGAGCGAGACATCCTGGGCGTTGAAGACCGCGCGGAAAATTTTTTGCACGTCCCGGACATGTTCGCCGATTCCGACGCGCGCCCCGGTCTTCCGCTTGACATAGCAGGCGGCGGAAAGATGGTCCGCATGGATGTGAGTCTCCAGGACCCAATCAATCGTGACGCCCTTTTCGACGGCCGCCGTCAGCATCTTGTTCACGGAACTGACCGAGGCCTTGCCGGAGCGTTGGTCGTAATCGAGGACCGGATCGATGATCGCCGCCTTTTTTGTGCTGCGGTCGATCACAAGATAGCTCGCCGTATTCGTCGCCGTGTCGAAAAACGGCAAAATCTCCAGGTCAGGATTCATGGGTTTCGCCCCTCACATTCATTCTTGCGTATATATATGTTTTGCGCGCGCCAGTTCAAATCCTCTCCTCAAATCGGTTCGGACCCCGAAACATTCACTTTTAGGCCGATTTCCTGTAAAGAGCGGGCATTCCTTCCCAGCTCATGGCTTTGCCCGCGCGTTCCTTGACGAAATCGACGAAACCTTCTGCGACGCAGCAAACCGATGCGCCATGGATCGGTCATTCGAGCAATTTGGTCGGGGTGCCGACGCTCTTTCTCGCGAGCTGCGATTTCAACGAAACGCCGCTGCCACTGAGAATTTCCGGCGTGCGGGAATTCAACCCCGAGCTGTTCGAAATGCTTGCCAAGGCCGAAAATCCCGACGAGGCGGCGCAGGCCTTTCTGCTCTATATGAACGCCTTATTCGGGCTCGACCCGGAACAGAGAGAGGCGCCTCCGCCTGGCCATCCGCGCCGCTACCGCTCATCCTTCCTCAAGCTCATCCGCGGTTGGGGCTTCGACAGCAATGGCTCGGAAGGCGCGGTGCTGAAGGGCTGGGTCGAGAGCCGTTTCGGCCTGTTTCCAACCTTTCATAAGGAGCCGATCCGGCGCATTTCGAGCCCGGTCTGGACGAGCTATGTTGAAGAGAAAATGTCGAGCCGGTTCCACAACAATTCCATCCACGCGCAGCTCGACCTGCTTTATGAGTTCTGTCAATGGGCGCTGGTAAAGTTCTTCGCGCCGGGAGCCGAACACCTGACCCTGTATCGCGGCGTGAACGAAATCGAAGAACATTACGTCTATGAGCGCTGCGGCGACGGCCTGGTCAGGTTGCGGCTCAATAATCTGGCGTCATTTTCGAGCGATCGCGACGTCGCCGGCTGTTTTGGCGACACCATCCTGACCGTTCAGGCTCCGATTGCGAAAATCCTGTTCTTCAACGACTTGCTGCCTACCCATCCGCTCAAGGGCGAAGGCGAAGTTCTGGTCATCGGCGGCGATTATCGCGCGGAGGCGCGCCGCCTATGACCAAGAATGTCGCCGACCGCGCCCTCGCCACTTATCTCGGACTCGCGCTCGGGGACGCCCTTGGCGCGACGGTCGAATTCATGACTCGCGGCGAGATCGCCGCCGCCTACGGGGTCCACGACAAAATCATCGGCGGCGGCTGGTTGAGGCTCAAAGCGGGAGCCGTGACCGACGACACCCAAATGTCGCTGGCGCTCGGTCGTTCGCTGATCCGTTCCGGCGGCTTTGACGCGCGCGACGTCTGCGAGGAGTTCGCCGCCTGGCTGCGCGGCAATCCGCCGGACGTCGGAAATACCTGCCGGCGCGGCATTCGCCGCTATATGGTCCATGGCGCAACCAGCGGAAATTTTTCGGAGGGCGACGCCGGCAATGGCGCCGCCATGCGGGTCCTGCCGGCCGCGCTGGCGACAGTCAATGGACCCGAATTGACCGAAAAATGGGTGCTTGGCCAAAGCCGCATCACCCACCATCACCCACTCTCCGACGCCGCAACCCTCGCTCTGGCGCGCATGGTTCAGGCCTTGGTCATGGGCGGCGGAAAACAGAGCGTCCGCGCATTGGCCGACGAACTGATCGCCGCCGCATCCGCCTTTCAATTCGCTCCCTATCGCGGCCAGGCCAGCGGCTATATCGTCGATACGATGCAGACCGTTCTGCATTTCTATTTCGCCGGCGGCAACTTTTCGGATTGCGTCGTCGCAACGGTGAATCAAGGCGGCGACTCCGACACCACCGGCGCGATCGCCGGGATGTTAGCGGGCGCGACTTATGGCCTCGCAGACCTGCCCCGCAACTGGCTGGAGCGGCTCGATCGCGCCGTCGTCGCGGAAATTCGCGCCCAGGTCCCGGCGTTGCTCGCCTTACCGGCCCGCGGCGTCCAGGCGTGAGACCAGCCGGTCATAGAGCGGATTGACCTTGGTAAAGACGTAATCGACCGGGCGCACCACCACCTCCTCGGCGCCCTGGCCGATCAGCCAATCTGCAAGCGCCGGAGCCTGGGCCTTGGCCGCCGAAAAAATGGCGCGGCCATGGCCGCCGCGACGGCGGAGTTTTGCCCCGAACGCAGCCATGCCGTCGGCCAGACCCGGCGGCTCATCGTCGAGAACCGCCACGATTTCGCGGGTCATGCGCGCTTCTTCTTCGGCGGCGATTCGCGACAGAATCTTGCGCGCGATCTCGCGCAGCTCCGGCGTCCAGGGCGCGCCGAGGGAGGCGACCAGATTCGCCTCGGAACGCAGAATCACGCCGTCGTCGAGCACTTTCAATCCATTGGCCGCGAGCGTCGCGCCCGTCGAGGTAATGTCCACGATCAGTTCGGCCTGGCCCGCCGCAGGCGCGCCTTCGGTGGCGCCAAGGCTTTCGACGATGTGGTAGTCGGTCACGCCCATTTCCCGGAAAAAGGCGCGCGTCGTATTCACATATTTGGTCGCAACCCGCATGCGCTCGCCGCGACGAGCGCGAAACGATAGCGCAACATCCTCGAGATCGAACATGTTGCGCACGTCGATCCAGGCTTGCGGGACGGCGACCACGACATTGGCGTGACCGAAGCCAAGCGGCGTCAGCAGCGCCACCTTGCTCTGGGCTTCAGCCTCGCGCACCAAATCTTCGCCGGTGACGCCGAGATGAGCGGCGCCGGAAGCGAGATTCTTCACGATTTCCGAGGCCGAGAGGAAAGCAACCTCGACATTCTCGACCCCTGTCAGAACGCCGCGATAATCCCGGGCTCCCCGTCCCGTGGTCACAGTCAAGCCGGCGCGGGCGAAAAAGGCGTTGGCGTTTTCCTGAAGCCGGCCCTTGGACGGAACAGCCAGAACGAGTTTGTCGCTCATCTATTGCGCTCCGTTCAGGCGCTGGAGGAAGATCGCCGCGCCAACGGCGGGAATGTCGGCTTTCGCGCCGAGGGTGGAGAGCAGGCGGTCGTAACGACCGCCGCCAATGGCCGGATCGCCGATCCATGAGCCGCCCTGCGCCGCGCCCTCCGGCGACGCCTCGAAGACGAAGCCGGTGTAATAATCGAGATTACGCGCGAACGAGGAGGAATAGACCATCGCGTCCAAATCGACGCCGCGCGCCGCCATGAAATTGAGGCGTTGATCGAAGCTCTCCATTTCCGCATCGAGATCGATGCGGGATTCGGCGAAAAGCGCGCGCAGCTGCGCCGAGGCTTGATCAGGCTGGTTCTCGATGGCGAAGAATTTTTGGAGCAGAGCCCGCCTGTCGTCATCGAGCGCTGCGCTCGAGCGCAGCGACGCCTGTTCGAGGAAACGCTCCGCAATTTCCGCAGGCGTGCGCCCGCCCAAGGCGGAGATTTCCGCGATCTTGAGCAGGTCCTCGACCAGGGCGCGTGCGCCCGCCTTATCGGCGCCATCGAGAGCGGCAAGAACGCCGGTATGATCGCCGCGCTCATGCGCCGGCGAGAGTACGTCGGAAATGGTCCGGCCTTTGCCGAGGCCACCGCGGATACGGCGCATCCAAACCGGGGGCAGGCTCAACTTCTCCAGCAGGGCGGCAAGCAGACCGGCATCGCCGATGCGCGTACGCCAGCCTCCAGAGGCGCCGGCTGTCTCGAGCGCCAATGCAAGAACTTCGGCGTCGGCCGCCTCGCGGTCGGCGCGGCCAAAATTCTCCAGACCGGCCTGCGGAAATTCGGGCGAACCGACGGAACGCTGGCGAAAGACGGGACCATGGCAGCAGAAGGCGGCCGCATCGCCGACCCGCGACGACGCGAGATAAGCAAGCGAGAGAGGGATGGTAAATTCGGGCCGCAGGCAATATTCGCCGCCCCCGCCGTCGGAGGTCAGTAGAAGGCGGCCGCGCATGTCTTCGCCGGACAGGGCGAGAAAAACCGAAGCCGGCTGCAGGACCGGCGGGTCGCACGCTTCATAGCCGGCGGCTTCGAGCTTTTGCAGGAAAGCTTCGCCTGATTGCTCTCGACCGCCGCTCATGCATGACTCCAAACCCGCGATTTTTCACGCTGTGCTATCAAAAGCGCGCGACGCACGCATCCTCTTTTACGGTCCACGGTGAACGCAAGGGTCGGTTACAGCCCGTGGCGTTCGAGAATTTCCCGCACTGCCGCGACCATATTGTCCTCGGAAACTGAAATTTGCGCCGGCCGCGCCGCTTTCCATTCCTCGTTCGAGGCGATGGCTTCCGCGGCGCGCGCGCCTTCGATCAGGTCCTTGACCTGTACCTCCCCTCGCTCCCGCTCGTTCGAACCCTGAATGATCACGCAGGGGCTCTTGCGACGGTCGGCATATTTCATCTGCGCCTTCATTCCGGCCGAACCGAGGTAGAGTTCGGCTCGCACGCCGGCGTCGCGCAAACGGCCAACGAGAGATTGGTAATTGGCGATGCGGTCACGATCCATGACCAGAACGACGACCGGACCGTTGTGCGGCGGCCGGGCGACGAGCGGCGAGCGGATCGCTTTGAGCGCGGCGTAAAGGCGGGAAACGCCAATGGAAAAGCCGGTCGCCGGGGCGTCTTCGCCACGGAAGCGCGCGATAAGCCCGTCATAACGGCCGCCGCCTCCAACCGAACCGAAACGGATCGGCTGACCCTTTTCGTCGCTTGCTGCGATCGAGAGATCCGCCTCGAACACCGGGCCTGTATAATATTCGAGACCTCGAACCACGGAAGGGTCAAGGCTGATGCGGCTTTCGTTATAGCCGGCGGACCGGGCCATATCTTCGATGGCGCGCAACTCCGCGACGCCTTCCATGCCGCGCGCCGAGGATGCGACGATTTCTTCCAGCGCCTCAATTGTTTGGGCGTTGGTGGAGCGGCGCGCCACGGTAAAGGCGATGACCCTTTCGATCGCTTCGGCGGAAAGACCCGCGCCCTTGGTGAAATCCCCCGACTCATCCTTGCGGCCGGCGCCGAGCAAAGCGCGCACGCCATCCGGGCCGAGCCGATCGAGTTTGTCAATCGCGCGCAGCACCACCAGGCGGCGGCCAGCGTCCTGCGGTCCGCCAAGACCGATCGCCTCCATGACCCCGTCGAGAATTTTTCGATTGTTGACCTTGATGCAATAATCGCCACGCGCGATTCCGAGATTTTCCAAAGTGTCGGCGGCCATCATGCAAAGCTCGGCGTCAGCGGCGGGACTTGCCGAGCCGATCGTGTCGGCGTCGAATTGCAGGAACTGTCGGAAGCGGCCGGGCCCCGGCTTCTCGTTGCGGAAAACATAGCCGCCGCGAAAAGAGCGATAAGGCTTGGGCAAATTCTCGTAATTTTCCGCGAAATGGCGGGCCAGCGGCGCGGTCAGGTCGTAACGCAGCGAGAGCCATTGCTCATCGTCGTCCTGAAACGAAAATACGCCCTCATTGGGACGGTCCTGGTCGGGCAGGAACTTGCCCAGCGCTTCGGTATATTCCAGCGCCGGGGTCTCGACGGCGTCGAATCCGTAAAGCTCGTAAATTCGCCTGATCGCCGTGAGCATGGTGTCCACCGCGGCGATTTCGTCGGCGCCGCGATCGGCGAGACCGCGC
This genomic interval from Candidatus Rhodoblastus alkanivorans contains the following:
- the dapB gene encoding 4-hydroxy-tetrahydrodipicolinate reductase codes for the protein MRLVVVGAAGRMGQMLTKTIAETENAILSGAVERPGSEALGRDAGELAGLGAIGVTITADPLAALLNADGVIDFTTPAATIEIAALAAQARIVHVVGTTGMTADDLAKLEAASRHAVIIRSGNMSLGVNLLAGLVEKVAQTLGIDWDVEILEMHHRMKVDAPSGTAILLGEAAAKGRDVALADRSVRVRDGHTGARKAGDIGFATLRGGTVVGDHQVIFAGAGERIELTHRAEDRAIFARGAVRAALWGQGRKPGLYSMFDVLGL
- a CDS encoding 2,3-bisphosphoglycerate-dependent phosphoglycerate mutase encodes the protein MSDRLLVLVRHGQSEWNLKNLFTGWKDPDLTEQGVAEAKAAGARLKALGLTFDRGFTSALTRAQNTMKLMLDELGQIDLPVSRDQALNERDYGDLCGLNKDDARKKWGEEQVHLWRRSYDVQPPGGESLKDTVARVLPYYNQEILPAVLRGERTLVAAHGNSLRALVMVLDRLTPKTIPAMELATGVPLVYRLKADSTVETKQVLAG
- a CDS encoding MBL fold metallo-hydrolase; protein product: MNPDLEILPFFDTATNTASYLVIDRSTKKAAIIDPVLDYDQRSGKASVSSVNKMLTAAVEKGVTIDWVLETHIHADHLSAACYVKRKTGARVGIGEHVRDVQKIFRAVFNAQDVSLSGAEFDHLFKDGEKFKIGSLEVEVIHTPGHTPACIAYRIDDALFVGDTLFMPDYGTARADFPGGDARMLYRSIKRLLALPPETRIFVGHDYKAPGRDHFAWETTVAEERANNPHVRDGISEDEFVAKREARDATLAAPLLLLPSIQANMRAGGLPPAEENGVRYFRIPVTLEPQPLGNA
- a CDS encoding NAD(+)--dinitrogen-reductase ADP-D-ribosyltransferase, whose protein sequence is MALPARSLTKSTKPSATQQTDAPWIGHSSNLVGVPTLFLASCDFNETPLPLRISGVREFNPELFEMLAKAENPDEAAQAFLLYMNALFGLDPEQREAPPPGHPRRYRSSFLKLIRGWGFDSNGSEGAVLKGWVESRFGLFPTFHKEPIRRISSPVWTSYVEEKMSSRFHNNSIHAQLDLLYEFCQWALVKFFAPGAEHLTLYRGVNEIEEHYVYERCGDGLVRLRLNNLASFSSDRDVAGCFGDTILTVQAPIAKILFFNDLLPTHPLKGEGEVLVIGGDYRAEARRL
- the draG gene encoding ADP-ribosyl-[dinitrogen reductase] hydrolase, giving the protein MTKNVADRALATYLGLALGDALGATVEFMTRGEIAAAYGVHDKIIGGGWLRLKAGAVTDDTQMSLALGRSLIRSGGFDARDVCEEFAAWLRGNPPDVGNTCRRGIRRYMVHGATSGNFSEGDAGNGAAMRVLPAALATVNGPELTEKWVLGQSRITHHHPLSDAATLALARMVQALVMGGGKQSVRALADELIAAASAFQFAPYRGQASGYIVDTMQTVLHFYFAGGNFSDCVVATVNQGGDSDTTGAIAGMLAGATYGLADLPRNWLERLDRAVVAEIRAQVPALLALPARGVQA
- the hisG gene encoding ATP phosphoribosyltransferase, whose amino-acid sequence is MSDKLVLAVPSKGRLQENANAFFARAGLTVTTGRGARDYRGVLTGVENVEVAFLSASEIVKNLASGAAHLGVTGEDLVREAEAQSKVALLTPLGFGHANVVVAVPQAWIDVRNMFDLEDVALSFRARRGERMRVATKYVNTTRAFFREMGVTDYHIVESLGATEGAPAAGQAELIVDITSTGATLAANGLKVLDDGVILRSEANLVASLGAPWTPELREIARKILSRIAAEEEARMTREIVAVLDDEPPGLADGMAAFGAKLRRRGGHGRAIFSAAKAQAPALADWLIGQGAEEVVVRPVDYVFTKVNPLYDRLVSRLDAAGR
- a CDS encoding ATP phosphoribosyltransferase regulatory subunit, with protein sequence MSGGREQSGEAFLQKLEAAGYEACDPPVLQPASVFLALSGEDMRGRLLLTSDGGGGEYCLRPEFTIPLSLAYLASSRVGDAAAFCCHGPVFRQRSVGSPEFPQAGLENFGRADREAADAEVLALALETAGASGGWRTRIGDAGLLAALLEKLSLPPVWMRRIRGGLGKGRTISDVLSPAHERGDHTGVLAALDGADKAGARALVEDLLKIAEISALGGRTPAEIAERFLEQASLRSSAALDDDRRALLQKFFAIENQPDQASAQLRALFAESRIDLDAEMESFDQRLNFMAARGVDLDAMVYSSSFARNLDYYTGFVFEASPEGAAQGGSWIGDPAIGGGRYDRLLSTLGAKADIPAVGAAIFLQRLNGAQ
- the hisS gene encoding histidine--tRNA ligase, whose amino-acid sequence is MNQSKAASTLVKARLPRGLADRGADEIAAVDTMLTAIRRIYELYGFDAVETPALEYTEALGKFLPDQDRPNEGVFSFQDDDEQWLSLRYDLTAPLARHFAENYENLPKPYRSFRGGYVFRNEKPGPGRFRQFLQFDADTIGSASPAADAELCMMAADTLENLGIARGDYCIKVNNRKILDGVMEAIGLGGPQDAGRRLVVLRAIDKLDRLGPDGVRALLGAGRKDESGDFTKGAGLSAEAIERVIAFTVARRSTNAQTIEALEEIVASSARGMEGVAELRAIEDMARSAGYNESRISLDPSVVRGLEYYTGPVFEADLSIAASDEKGQPIRFGSVGGGGRYDGLIARFRGEDAPATGFSIGVSRLYAALKAIRSPLVARPPHNGPVVVLVMDRDRIANYQSLVGRLRDAGVRAELYLGSAGMKAQMKYADRRKSPCVIIQGSNERERGEVQVKDLIEGARAAEAIASNEEWKAARPAQISVSEDNMVAAVREILERHGL